DNA sequence from the Chthonomonadales bacterium genome:
GACTCCTCGAACAGGGCCCCTGCCGCTCTGGACTGATCGGACATGGATCATCGTCTCCTGTACGCGCAAGATGCTCGGGACACACGGGCGTCAGGCGGTAGCCGGCGTCCGTGAGCGTGACGCATGAAGGGCAACGGCCAGGCCGGCGGACACCACACAGAGGACGCCGGCCAGGTAGAACGCGGCATCGAAGGAGCCTGCCAGCGCCTTCGCGAGGTTGCCCGAGAAGGTGCCGACCACTCCGGCGATACCGTAGGAGGTGAACACGAGCCCGTAGTTCGCGCCCAGGTTGCGGGCGCCGAAGAGGTCGGCCGTCGCACTCGGGAACAGCGCGAAATTGCCGCCGAAGTTAAAGCCGATGGCGCATGCCGCCACCGCGATGGCCATCTCGGAACGCATCGCCGGCAGCGCGAACAGCACGCACGCTTGCAGCGCGAACTTCAGCACGAAGCTCGACGTGCGCCCGATGCGGTCGGAGAGGAGGCCCCAAACGACGCGGCCGACCGCGTTGAAGATGGCGAGCATGCCCACCGCGGCGGCGCCCCTGCGAAGCAGATCGGCGCGCATCGCCTCGGTCAGCGCGGCGCCGCCCGCCGTGTGCGCCGCGAGGATCTGCTCGCCCGCGAAGTCCTTCATGATTACGATCACCGTCAGGCCCGCCAGGGCGCCGCTGAAGAACATCGGCCACAGCATGTAAAACGCCGGCCGGCGCAGCATCTCCTTCCAGTCGGCCTCCTGCGAGGCGCGCGGAGGCGCGCCGGGCGGGTTGCTCAGCATCAGCGCGCCAATCGAGACCGCAACCAGGCACACGACACCGTGCATCAGGAAGAAGGACGGGATCCCGTGCGTGTCGATGAAGGCGGGCGCGCCGATCGGCAGGTCCCTGCTGCTGAAGAAGTAGGCGCCGAAACCGAAGCCGGCGACCGCGATCCCCGAGACCAGGCCCTTCTTGTCCGGGAACCACTTTACGAGCGCGGCGATGGGACAGACGTAGGCGAAGCCGATGCCCGCCCCGGCGAGGAGGCCGATGGTGAGCCAGAGCCCGAGGAGACTGATGGTCTCCGCCGGCCTCGCCTGCAGCAGCAGGCCGGCGACCAGGAAGCCTCCTCCGAGCAGCCCGCCTCCAGCGAGCGCCGTCAGCACCGGGCCGCGCCGGTCCTGCACGCGCCCCGCGAAGACCATCACGAGAGCGAACGCCAGAATGCAGACGCCGAACGCGTACTTGAGCTTGCCGGTCTGCTCCGTGTGGAGCTTGCTGGCGGCGGCCTCGTTCGGCACGCTCACGACGCTCAGGTTGGCCGGGGCGGCGGTTGCGCTGCTGGCGGCTCCCTGAATGATAACGCGCGGGAAAACGTGGTCCTCCAACGGTGTCCAGAAAATGCTGTAGCCGTACACCGTACCGAGGATCAACTGGACGATGACGGCGCCCAGAAGCACCCGCCAGCGAGCCGTTTGCGAGACGGCGAGGGCGGTCGCCGGGGCGGTGGCTGTCGACATGCATGCCTCCCAGTTGCGGTGGCCGCGGCCCGTTGGGGGGTCGGGCGCTGGCGCCCACGCGCTTCGCGGGGCGCCAGCCGCCCGACCTGACC
Encoded proteins:
- a CDS encoding OFA family MFS transporter, with product MSTATAPATALAVSQTARWRVLLGAVIVQLILGTVYGYSIFWTPLEDHVFPRVIIQGAASSATAAPANLSVVSVPNEAAASKLHTEQTGKLKYAFGVCILAFALVMVFAGRVQDRRGPVLTALAGGGLLGGGFLVAGLLLQARPAETISLLGLWLTIGLLAGAGIGFAYVCPIAALVKWFPDKKGLVSGIAVAGFGFGAYFFSSRDLPIGAPAFIDTHGIPSFFLMHGVVCLVAVSIGALMLSNPPGAPPRASQEADWKEMLRRPAFYMLWPMFFSGALAGLTVIVIMKDFAGEQILAAHTAGGAALTEAMRADLLRRGAAAVGMLAIFNAVGRVVWGLLSDRIGRTSSFVLKFALQACVLFALPAMRSEMAIAVAACAIGFNFGGNFALFPSATADLFGARNLGANYGLVFTSYGIAGVVGTFSGNLAKALAGSFDAAFYLAGVLCVVSAGLAVALHASRSRTPATA